The Terriglobus sp. TAA 43 sequence TTCCGGAAGATGTGTTGGACAAGTTCGGACATATGAGCGCCAGCGGCGGTCGCTTTGGTGCGGATGGTTTGCTGTATGTGCAGGGACATGATCTGCCTGAGATGTATGTGTTGCGTTTGCCGGCAAAGGGAGATCGGCTGGAGCACGTCTCGACGTTTGGTGTGCCGACGAATGGGCAGGCGTTTGACTGGGATGGCGCGAATCCGCAACGGATGTGGTCGATTGCACGCAAAGGCAGCGTGGTGGTGGAGAGTGAACTGCCCGCGGTGAATACGCGCTAGTTTGCGGTTTTGGTTTGTGCCTGTGTTGGCTGGTTCAGCTTGGCGTCGGCGGTGCCGATGCGGCCTGTGGCCGAGACGCGGATGACGAAGCGTGCGCGGACTGCTTTGGGATCATGATCGAGGATGAAGTGCAGATCCATGTTGTGGTGAATCTGGCCTACGGGTGGAACGTCCTGCGCGGCTACACGGACGATGCGTGAGATGCGTTTCAGTTCCTTGTTCTTCTTGTCGAAGGTGGACGCTACTACTACGACTTCCGCGCGGCGTGGGTCTGTGTCTGTTGCGTTGGACCAGATGAGTCCGTTGCCGTCGATGAAGATGTTGAACGCGTCGGGGTTTTGCGCGTCGGGTGTGAGCGTGATGGGGACGCCGTCGTAGACCATGTTGCTGCTATCTGCGGAGAGCACTTCAAAGGCGAGGCGACGCGATGGGTTCACGGGATTCACGCGCGCTGGTGGTAACTCGACGTAATAGCCTTCGCGGGTGATTGCTTTCATGTTGGGGTCGTCGAGTGTGACCTTGATGCGGCGAAATTTCTTGGGATCGGCTGAGGTCGTGGTGGGGCGGTAGGCGAGCGAGTAGAAGCTGCCGCCATCGCGAATGCCGTCGCCGATGACTGTGTCGACGTCGTTGCGGCCGTAGAAGCTGCGACCGCCTGTTGCCACGGCGAGTTTTGTGAACTGGTAGTTGCCGCCGAAGGGATCGTTAAAAGCTGCGTCGGGGCCGTAGCCGCCACCGGGGCTCACTGTGAGACCGGCGGGGGCCACGGGGTAGAGCGTTATGCGGGCGTCGCGCAATTCATTCACGCATTGCTGCACCGCGTTGTTCACGCGGTTCTCTGTGTCCACTGGGCCGTTGATGAAGTTGTAAGCGGGAAAGCCGCGGCCAATCCACACCATGTTCTTGTGACCGGGATGGCCGATGACGGCTTCTGCTACGCGTGTGAGTGTGCCGAAGGCGGTGGCAAAGCGTTCGGCGACCCAGCCGCCGTTGTGTACCTGCCAGGGAAATGCGACGAAGTGATGATCGAGCGCGGCGATGAGCGCCTGTTTGTCCTGCGTGTAGTCCTGCAGGACAGTGAAGTTGTTGAGGCTGACGGCGATCAGCATGGTGGGTGTGGTGAGTTTGTCAGGCTGTTTCTGCAGTATCTTTTTCAGCGAGTAGCGGGCGAATGCCATGTCCTCAAAACGCGTGTTGAACTCGTCGAGGAGGAGGATGTTCACCGGTGCCTGCGGTGCGACGCGATCCAGCTCTGCAGTGGAATGGATAGACGCTGTGGTGGGGACGGAGTGCGCGCCGGCTTCTTCAAAGTTGAGCAGCGTCTGCGGTTGGTCGAGTTCGGTGACGTGAAAGGCTGACCTGGGCAGGCCGGTGATGATCTTGTCGTTGCGGTCTGTGACTACTACATCCAGGACGACGAGGCGTGCGCTGCGGCGCAAGGTGTAACTGCCGTCGGCTGAACGCTGTGGCTCCGTGCCGGTGGAGGCGGATGGTGCCTGCTTTTGCGTGGGCGGAGCTGTCTGCGATGGTGCCATTGCAGTGAAGAACAGCATGAGTACGGATGCGGCTACCATCGGTGCGAGACTTCGCTTCATCAGACCGCCTTAGCCCGGAAGCATCCGGAGCCGTAACCTGATCAGACCTGATATGGGGATGGAAGTCGCGGTAATCACCCAGAATCTGTTCCTTTGGGCCAAATTGGCCGACAGCGCTACCGTGCGAGGATGGAAGGGATGACTGTAAAACGCAAAGAACGGCGCGATACCGGCGCACGCAAGAAGTTTTCCGGTGGCAGCCGACCTGTCGCCACCGAACCCCAATTGCTTGAAGCAGATGAGGCAGGGCCAGCGGTGATTCTGTCGCGGCGGGCGGCGGATAAGCTGCGCGCGGGGCACCTGTGGGTGTACCGGAGCGATGTGGAGTCGTTGATTCCGGCTCTGGGGGCGACTGCGATGGTGCCGGGTGGGTTGGTGACGCTGATGGATAGCCGGCGGATTCCGCTGGGATCGGCAATGTATTCCGAGGCTTCGCAGATTGCGCTCCGCAAGATTTCCGCAGAACCGCGTGTGGGACGTGGCGAATATGTGGAAGATATGGCGGTGCGGGTGCGCGCTGCGCTGGCCCTGCGGCAGAAGATGCTGGCGGATGGCAGCACAGATTCGGCGCGGCTGATCTTCTCAGAGGCCGACAACCTACCGGGAATCGTGGTGGATCGTTACGGCAACCTGGTAGTGCTGCAGTTGCTGGCACAAGGCACGGCGCAGGACGATGTGCGCGACGTACTGGCACGCGAGCTGGCTGTAGATGGTGTGAACCAGGTGGTGGAGCGGGCCGATCCGCGTATTCGCGAGTTGGAGAATCTTCCTGCGCCTTCTGCGGAGCCGCTCTTTGTACGTGAAGGCGTGAGTGGGCCGCCGAAGACGCTGTTCACGCTGAACGGACTTCACCTGCACTACGACGCGAATGCCGGGCAGAAGACGGGCGCGTTTCTGGATCAGCGATTGAACTACGCCGCGGCAGCCGCAGCACATGCGGAAGCGCATGGCAGCGGCAACGGTGAGGCGCTGGACATCTGCACCTATCAGGGTGGGTTTGCACTGCACCTGGCGCGTGTGGCGGCGAAGGTTACGGGTGTGGATCAGAGCCGTAGTTCGCTTGAGACTGCTGAAGAGAACCTGGAGCAGAATCGTAAAGCGATTGCGGCCGAGGTGGAGTGGATTGAGGCGGATGCGTTTGAACTGCTTCGCGCCTATGACTCGGAGAAGCGGCAGTTCGACACGATTGTTCTGGATCCACCTGCGTTTGCGAAGACGAAGCGTGCGGCCGAGGGCGCGATGCGCGGTTACAAGGAGCTGAATCTGCGCGCGATGCGGATGCTGAAGCCGGGTGGTGTGCTGGTGACGTGTTCGTGTTCGCACCATGTGAGCCGCGAGATGTTCATCGCCACCGTCGCGGAAGCTGCTGCGGATGCAGGACGACATGTGCGATTGATGGAGACACGCGGTGCGGCACCTGATCATCCTGAGGTGTTGACGCTGCCTGAGACGGCGTATCTAAAGTGCCTGATTTTGCGCGTGGATTGATGTGTTGTGAAGGCGGGCGTCGTTTGATTTGCGACGCCCGCTATCACGCTTACTTCAGGATGTTGGTGAGCGGCTTGCCATCCATGTTGCTGTAAGAGAGGCCGAGAATCTTTGCGATGGTCGCGGCCACGTCAAGGTTGGGGAACGATGGCTGTTCGCCTGCGTGGGGCTTGATGGCCGCACCGCTGGCGATGAAGATCTCCTGCATGAGCGGACGCGTGTTGGGATAGCCGTGTGCTCCGGTCTGCGGTTCGGGATTGGGAGCGTTGGGCCTTACGCCACCGAACTTCCAGTCCTCTTTCGCGTAGACGATGACGTCTGGTGCGGTGTCGTTGTTGGCAGGACGCGGCCATCCCTGCGCAACCATCTCGCTCTCGGTCGGAATGGTATCCGTTGCGGGGCTGGCAGCGAAGGCGGCTTTGATCTTCTCAGTTAACGCTGCGTTGGCATGCGTTTCATAGATGTACGTTGCGCCGCCTTCGGCGAGTGCGGCGGCTTCACTGGGTTGAATGCCTGCGTTCTTCAGCACGGCGTTCGGATCAACGCTGTGGTGCACGCTGGACTGGCCGTGATCGCTGACGATGAGGAAGGTGGTGCGGTCGAGATCGCCTGCTTCGCGCACGGCGTTGATGACTTCCTTCACCTGATCATCAAGAAACGCGACGCCGTTATCGCCTGCCTGCGTCTTGTAACCGTATGCGTGTTCCGTGCCGTCTAACGTGAGCAGGTGCAGCAGCGTCAGGCTCGGGTGATGATGCTTGATGGCATAGATTGCACCGCGTGTGTAGAGCCGATCGCGGTAAGGCTGCGATGGGCCGTGATTGAAGTTCTTCAGCTCTTCGGGCTTCAGGTCGCCGGAGGCAATCATCTCCTGGATCAGCTTGCTGGATTCCACGGGCTGTTCAAAGAAGCTGTAATCGATGCCTGCATTTTCTACGGCGACCCAATCCATCTCTGCTGTGACGAGGCCCTTGGCTTTGGCTTCGTCATAGACGGTGGGTACGTGTACCAGCTTTGATTTATCTGCGTGGAACTCCACGCCAATTGGGCCGCCGGTGCGCTGGCCGTGGATGAGGCCGTTCGCGATTAGGCCGTGCTTTGCGGGCGTGACGCCGGTAACCATGGCAGTGTGATTGGGCCAGGTGACCGTGGGATTTACAGGCTGCATGCTGGTGGCCCATGCGCCGGACTGCATCAGGCTGTGCAGAGTGGGAACGGGGAGCACGGGATCGTGCAGGAGTGACGCGCCAAATGCGTCGAGGCTGATGACCACCACCATCGGCTTGCGTTCCTGTGCCGGTGTGGGACGAACTGCTGCGAGCGGAGTTGCCGCCAGCAGGAGTGTTGCAAGAAGTTGTTTCACGACGCGTTGCCTCCGCGATTTGTTTCGCGGACTATTGCAACACAGGTTGGTGGCTTGAGTGTAAAGCGACGGCCAACACGCAGTGCTGCTTATTGCGCATGATGATGAAACGACTCAATCATCGGCCGCATACGATTAACTTTCCTAACTAATTTCTTCCGAAACATTTTCTTTCTACATCGCGTCTTTAGGAGCAGATTATTACTTATCCGTTCGCGGATTTCTGCGAGGGTTCTTCGTGCGTATTTGCCGTCCATGGCAGCGTCTTTCTCTAACCGCCCCGTTTCTTGGAGCGGCCATGTTGCAGGCGCAAACAGCCGCTCCACCTGCACCTGCTACAGATGCGCCGCCCCAGGCTGCAACTGCTCCACAAGAAGTGCAGGGCGGCACCATTACTGGCACCGTGACTTCTGCATCGGCTACGGATGCGAACGGCAAGAAGGCCGCAGGAACACCGCTGCCGGGCGTGACCATTACCGCCACGAACACGTTGACCGGCAAGAAGTACTCCACGGCGACAGATGTTAGCGGTGGTTTTCGCATGACCATTCCGCGTAACGGGCGTTATGTGATCCGTGCGGAGTTTGCTGCGTTTGCTGCGGCCACGGCTGAGGTTGTACTGAATGCAACGCAGCACGAAGGCAAGGCTGCGCTGGAACTGGAGTTGGCTTCGCGCGTTGCCGCACGCACGGCGCAGGAAAGCGGAACAACTGCTGTTGCGGGAGTGACTGCGCAGACGCTGACGCGCGGGTTGCAATCATTGCGCGGCGCTCAGGCTGGTGCAGTGGATACAGAAGATGCGTCAGCGGGAGGCGAGGCTGCTCCCACACTGACTTCCATTGGCGGCGCGGATACGACGGGCGCGGACTCTGTTGCCGTGAGCGGGCAGGGCGGGCAGATCAACGGGCTTGCCGGGTTTAACGAAGACGACATGCGTAACCGCATTCAGGATGCGATTGCGAATGCGCAGCGCAATGGTGGCGGGCAATCTGAAATTGCCAATGCCATTGTGGGCATGGTGGGCGGCATGATGCAGGGCGGTCCCGGTGGATTTGGTGGACCGGGGGGTGGTCCTGGCGGCGGCTTCGGTGGTGGTGGATTTGGTGGGCCAGGTGGCGGGCCGGGTGGATTTGGTGGTGGCGGCGGATTTGGCCGCGGCGGTTTCCGCAACTTCAATCCTTCCGCCATTCACGGCAACGTGTATTACACCGCAGGCAATGCTGCCTTGGATGCCACGCAGTTTTCCATCACTGGCAATCCGGTGAAGCCTGCATACAGCAGCAATCGGTATGGTGTGGCGCTGAATGGGTCGCCGTATATTCCGGGATTGTTCAAGCCGAGTACGAAACAGAATCTGTTTCTGAACTGGACTGGTCAGCGCGTCTCCACGCCAAGCAATATCTACGGAACGGTGCCTACGCTGCTGCAACGCAGTGGTGATTTCAATGGGTTGACGCAGACGGTGAGTGGCGTTGCGACGCCGGTGATTCTGTACAACCCTTACACCGGTACTCCGTATGGCAATTGCGCGACGTATACCAATCCAACGTGCAACGTGATCACCACGCCACTGAGTGCGCAGGCGCAGGCGTTGCTGCAGTACATTCCCACGCCGAACACAACGACCAACGGCACCACCAGTACAAACGAAAATTACAACTACCAACGCATTGCGACGATTGGAAACAATTCGTCACAGATTTCGGCGCGGTTTACGCGGCAGCTTGGTGCCAGTGCGGGACAAGGCTTTGGTGGTGGTGGGCGCGGCGGTGGCGGAGCCCGTGGTGGCGGCGGTGGCAATCAGCGTCAGCAGGGACCTGCAGTGTTGCGTCAGAATTTGAGTGCGAACTTTGCTTACTCACACACTGCAAGCGATTCCCGTGGATTGATGGCTGCGCTGGATGGCAAGAACGTCAGCAATGGCTACAGCCTAAGTACGGGATACCAATTGAGCTATGGACGGCTGAGCAACAGCCTGACGCTGGGGTGGAACCGCAGTCGCGGTATGGCGACGAACAACTTCACTAGCGGCACAGTCGATCCCGCAAGTGCGGCGGGGCTCAGCATTCCGAAGCCCATCACAGCGCAGCAGAGCTTGTATTACGGCGTGCCAGGGCTATCGTTCACCAACTTCACAGGCATCTCTGACACGCAGCCTTCCGATCGTTTGCAGGAAGTGTTCACGCTGAGCGATGTGGTGAGTTGGCGGCATGGCAAACACAACTTCCGCTTTGGATTTGATGGCCGTCGCCAGCATCTGGACATGATTGCGGGCAGCAATGGTTTGGGTTCGTTCTCCTTTACCGGCTATGCAACGCAATCTCCATCAGGGACGAACGCCACAGGGACTACCAGTGGTTCTGCGTTTGCAGATTTTCTGTTGGGAGCGCCACAGACAACGGCCATTCAGGCGGGCAGCAATAAGATTTATCTGCGCGAGTGGATCTTCGATGGATATGTGCAGGATGACTATCGTGTTCGTCGCGATATCACTGTGAACTATGGACTGCGTTACGAATACTTCTCGCCGTATATCGAAGAGAACAACCGCCTGGTGAATCTGGATCATAACGCTGACTTTACGGAATACGCGCGTGTGGTTTCAGGTGCCAGCGGACCTTACTCAGGGGCATTTCCTCGCTCGCTGATTACACCGGATGGCTCGCTGTGGTCACCACGCATTGGTGTGGCGTGGAGTCCGAAGTATCTGAAGAACACGGTGGTGCGCGGGGGGTACGGCCTGAACTTTAACGTGGGCCAGTATGCGAATTTCGCGAACTCGCTCTCGTATCAGCAGCCTTTTGCCCAATCACAAAACAACACAGCGAAGGTAGGCAGCACGGATCAGGGTTGCGGCAACATCACGACTGCGGGTTCTGCGAGTGGCAGTTTGTTCACGCTGGCGAATGGCTTTAGCTGCACCTCGTCGTCGATTCTGCAGAACACGTTTGCGGTGAATAAGAACTATCGACTGGGTCGCGTGCAGGTGTTCAACATGGACATTCAGCACACGTTCCCGATGGGCATTGTGACGAATGTTGGCTACAACGGATCGCTGGGCAGCAGCCTGGATCTGCGCCGCTCACCGAACCGCACGGCAACGTCGGTCATTGGTAATGCGCAATCGATTGTGTATGAGGATTCCATTGGTGATTCGCGTTTCCATTCGTTGAGCGTGAATGCACGCAAGCGGCTGCAGAAGGGTGTGTCGCTGCAGGCGACATATCAATACGGCCACTCGATTGATGATGCGAGTTCGATTGGCGGCGTGGGCAACAACACGATTGTGCAGAACGATAAGCGCATTGATCTGGAGTATGGCAACAGCAGCTTCGATGTGCGTCACAAGGTGACGGGAAACTTTCTGTATGAACTGCCTATCGGCCCGAACCGCACATTCCTAAACAAGGGCGGCAAGTTATCGAAGGCGCTGGATAACTTCGGGTTCAGTGGAACATTCACTTTTGCCACAGGCACGTACACAACGCCGCAGTATCAGAACACGGTGGCGCAGGCTTCTGCAGGTAATAACTTCACGTTGCGTCCGGACCGCGATTTCACCCAGCCGATTGCAGGCGCGGGAACGCTGCGTAGCTGGTTCAACCCGAAAGCATTCACCACACCATCTTCTTCCGTGGTGTTTGGCACGGCATCGCGCAACAGTATTGAACTGCCGGGAACGGTGGCTGTGAACATGTCGCTTTCAAAGAGCATTCCGCTTGGCGAGCTGCGCAATTTTGAAGGACGCATCACGGCATCGAACGTGTTCAACACAGTGCAGTACAGCGGTGTGAACTCCGTGCTGAACTCATCGACCTTTGGGCAGATTACGGCTGTGGCGGCGCCACGCAAACTCACTTTTGATGCGAGGTATCGGTTCTAATGGCCAACACGCTCCGTTCACTCGCATGCATTTCGTTGTGCGCCAGTGTTGCGCTCGCGCAACAGCAACAACAGTCTCCGGTGCAATTGAACACGCCCGTGCAGCAGGCTCCTACACCACAGCCGGGACAGCCTGCGTCTACCGGAACCAGCATTCAACAGGTGGGCGATAGTTCGTCGCAGAGTTTTACGCTGCGAGTCGATTCGAACATGGTGCTCACCAATGTGGTGGTGCGCGATAAGAAGACAGGCGTGGTGATCAAGGACCTAAAGGCTTCTGACTTCACCATTCTTGAGAACAACAAAGCGCAGAAGATTTCATCGTTCGACTATCAGACTGTGGATCAAGCCGCGCGTTTGAATGAAGCCACAGTGAGCGGAAAAGCACCGACGATTGCGCAGATTCTGGATCGCAGCATGGGAGCGGATCAGAAGCAGTTGCGGGATCATCGTTTGATCGTGATGTTCTTTGATCTGTCGAGCATGCAGGATGAAGACATTGATCGTGCTGTGCAAGCTGCGAAGGATTACATCAACAAGAAGATGGCGCCCGCCGATCTGGTGGCCGTGGCAAGCCTGAGTACATCGCTTTCGCTGGACCATGATTTCACCGCAGATAAAGACCAGTTGCTGCGTACGGTGAGCAAGCTCAACGGCACCAATGAGGGTGCGGGATTCGCAAACGGTGCTACTGCAGATACTGACGTGACCAGTGAAGACGGCACCGGCTTTACTGCAGATGACACCGAATACAACAACCTGAATACCGATCGCCAGCTCTACGCGATTCAGACCATTGCAAAGAGTCTGGAGAAGCTGGAACAGCATAAGAGCATGTTGTACTTCAGCGGTGGCTTAACGCGCCAGGGCATTGAAAATCAAGCCAGCATGCGTGCCGCGACGAATGAAGCCGTGAAGGCGAACATGGCTATTTACAGCGTGGATTCGCGTGGGTTGGAGGCACTGTCGCCGTTGGGTGATGCGTCTACAGGTTCACTGCGCGGCACCTCCGCATATAGCGGACGTGCAATGCAGTCGCGACTGGATTCGAACTTCGCATCGCAGGAGACGCTGGGCACATTGGCGTCAGACACGGGCGGCAAGTTCTTCTCAGACTCGAATGATTTCGGCCCTGCATTCGCGCAGATTCAGCACGATACTGAGGCGTATTACATTCTTGGTTTCCGCTCCACGGATCAACGGCGCGATGGCGTGTTCCGTCATCTGACGGTTAAGTTAAATAACCATCCCGATGCGAAGCTGGAGTATCGTCCTGGCTATTACGCTCCTGCCGACTTCAAACATCAGAAGACGGAAGATCGTGAATACGCGCTCAACGAACAGTTGAAGAGCGACCTGCCCGCAATGGATATTTCAATGTATCTGGAGGCTTTCTACTTCCGCGTTGCGCCGAATGAGTACTACATTCCCATGTCGCTGATTGTGCCGGGTTCGCAGATTCCGTTTACTCGCAGCAAGGATCAGGACAAGGCAACGCTGGACATTGTTGGCCAGGTGAAGAATGCGCAGGGCATTGCGGTGGGCAATGCGCGCGAAACGATCAAGCTGTCCGTTGATGGGAACCTTGGCGCGGCGCGGCGCAACATTCAATACAGCACTGGCTTCTCGCTGGCTCCGGGGCACTATCACGTGAAGTTTGTGGCGCGTGAAAATGAGACCGGCAACATGGGCTCGTTTGAGACGGACCTTGTGGTTCCCGACCAACGCAAGCAGCCGATCAAACTTTCGAGTGTGGTGCTGAGTTCGCAGCGCACACCTGCAGCGCAACAGCCACGACGGCCGGGACCGATGCCTCCGGGAATGCATGCGCCGGTGAATCCGCTGGTGCAGGATGGGCAACAGTTTGTGCCGAATGTACCGCACGTGTTCCGACAGGATGCGCACTTGTATCTGCTGTACGAGTTGTACGATCCGGCGAAGGCTGCTGCTGTGGCGCAACAACAGGCAGTCACGGAAGCGAATGCGAAACAGAGTGGCATGAAGTCGCGGCCAGCGTCTGGCGGTATTCATGTGCTGACGTCCATTGAGTTCCTGCAAAACGGCGCGAAGGTGTTTGAGACTCCGCTGGTTGCCGCAGACACATTGAATGAAGCGGAGCGCGGTGCGGTTGGCTTCACCTTCGATGTGCCGTTGGACACGTTGAAGCCGGGCACGTACATCTGCCAGGTGAATGTGGTGGATGACACTGCTGGGACGTTTACTTTCCCGCGGCTGGCAGTGAAAGTTGTTGCGCCAACACCGACTGCTGCACCTGCAAATCCTGCAACGCCTGCGGTGCCCACTTCCACTTCTGCGACTCCTGCGGGAAACTAAGAAGCAGGATGCAGGCACGCGCTACAAAAGACGTTCTGTTGCAGACCCCACATCTTGAAGAGGCCACGGCCTTCTATCGGGATGTGCTGGGTCTGCGCGTGTTCATGAACACACCCGATATGGTGGGGCTGGATGCGGGCGCGTTTTCGCTCTATCTGGATCGTGCTGGATCGCTTGGCCCGGTGCTTGAATTTCTGGTGGATGATGTTGCGGAAGCGCGACGTGATCTGCTGGACAGTGGATGCACAGTGATTGCAGATGATCCTTCGATCCCGCGTTTGTATATGCGTGATCCTTTCGGCTTGATCTACAACATTGGCCAGGATCCGCACGCGGTGAAGGATGATCCGGAACCCATCCGCGATCCTGAGCCGCCTCCTCACTATTGATCTTCTACAGGTCGACACGATAGCCGTGACGTGCGAAAGTGTCTTGAACTCAACACATTGGAGAAGACACACATGCCCCTGCCGAATGATGAACGCGTTGTTGCCCTTGCGAACGATCTGCTGGCGCAGTTCGATGCGATCTTTGGCGTTCATCCTGGTTTCCGCGCCGCTCATGCCAAGGGCGCATTGCTGGCGGGTGTGTTCACGCCTTCCGCAGAAGCTGCGAAGCTGTCGCGTGCGCCGCATTTCAATCAACCCTCGACACCGGTGCGGGTTCGTTTCTCAAACTCGACGGGCGTGCCGATGTTGCCGGATAACGATGCGAATGCTGACCCACGCGGCCTGGCAGTTCGTTTTGTGCTGGGCGAGCACAAACACACGGACATTGTGTCGCACTCGGTCGACGCGTTCCCTGCGCGTGATGGCTATGAGTTTCTTGACTTCCTGAAGGCTGTGAAGGCGACTGATCCTGCGAACTTTGCGGGTTCTCCGTTGGAGGCGTTTCTGGGGTCGCATCCGGCGGCGCTGGCTTTTGTTCAGATTCCGAAGCCTGCGCCCAGCAGCTTTGCGCGCGAAACCTACTTTGGCGTTACGGCGATGGAGTTCATCAACGGGGATGGTGCTTCGAGGTTTGGGCGTTATCGCATTGTGCCGGAAGAGGGCAATGACTTCCTGACCGCTGAACAAGCTGCT is a genomic window containing:
- a CDS encoding VWA domain-containing protein, translating into MKRSLAPMVAASVLMLFFTAMAPSQTAPPTQKQAPSASTGTEPQRSADGSYTLRRSARLVVLDVVVTDRNDKIITGLPRSAFHVTELDQPQTLLNFEEAGAHSVPTTASIHSTAELDRVAPQAPVNILLLDEFNTRFEDMAFARYSLKKILQKQPDKLTTPTMLIAVSLNNFTVLQDYTQDKQALIAALDHHFVAFPWQVHNGGWVAERFATAFGTLTRVAEAVIGHPGHKNMVWIGRGFPAYNFINGPVDTENRVNNAVQQCVNELRDARITLYPVAPAGLTVSPGGGYGPDAAFNDPFGGNYQFTKLAVATGGRSFYGRNDVDTVIGDGIRDGGSFYSLAYRPTTTSADPKKFRRIKVTLDDPNMKAITREGYYVELPPARVNPVNPSRRLAFEVLSADSSNMVYDGVPITLTPDAQNPDAFNIFIDGNGLIWSNATDTDPRRAEVVVVASTFDKKNKELKRISRIVRVAAQDVPPVGQIHHNMDLHFILDHDPKAVRARFVIRVSATGRIGTADAKLNQPTQAQTKTAN
- a CDS encoding class I SAM-dependent rRNA methyltransferase; amino-acid sequence: MTVKRKERRDTGARKKFSGGSRPVATEPQLLEADEAGPAVILSRRAADKLRAGHLWVYRSDVESLIPALGATAMVPGGLVTLMDSRRIPLGSAMYSEASQIALRKISAEPRVGRGEYVEDMAVRVRAALALRQKMLADGSTDSARLIFSEADNLPGIVVDRYGNLVVLQLLAQGTAQDDVRDVLARELAVDGVNQVVERADPRIRELENLPAPSAEPLFVREGVSGPPKTLFTLNGLHLHYDANAGQKTGAFLDQRLNYAAAAAAHAEAHGSGNGEALDICTYQGGFALHLARVAAKVTGVDQSRSSLETAEENLEQNRKAIAAEVEWIEADAFELLRAYDSEKRQFDTIVLDPPAFAKTKRAAEGAMRGYKELNLRAMRMLKPGGVLVTCSCSHHVSREMFIATVAEAAADAGRHVRLMETRGAAPDHPEVLTLPETAYLKCLILRVD
- a CDS encoding alkaline phosphatase family protein codes for the protein MKQLLATLLLAATPLAAVRPTPAQERKPMVVVISLDAFGASLLHDPVLPVPTLHSLMQSGAWATSMQPVNPTVTWPNHTAMVTGVTPAKHGLIANGLIHGQRTGGPIGVEFHADKSKLVHVPTVYDEAKAKGLVTAEMDWVAVENAGIDYSFFEQPVESSKLIQEMIASGDLKPEELKNFNHGPSQPYRDRLYTRGAIYAIKHHHPSLTLLHLLTLDGTEHAYGYKTQAGDNGVAFLDDQVKEVINAVREAGDLDRTTFLIVSDHGQSSVHHSVDPNAVLKNAGIQPSEAAALAEGGATYIYETHANAALTEKIKAAFAASPATDTIPTESEMVAQGWPRPANNDTAPDVIVYAKEDWKFGGVRPNAPNPEPQTGAHGYPNTRPLMQEIFIASGAAIKPHAGEQPSFPNLDVAATIAKILGLSYSNMDGKPLTNILK
- a CDS encoding TonB-dependent receptor; this translates as MLQAQTAAPPAPATDAPPQAATAPQEVQGGTITGTVTSASATDANGKKAAGTPLPGVTITATNTLTGKKYSTATDVSGGFRMTIPRNGRYVIRAEFAAFAAATAEVVLNATQHEGKAALELELASRVAARTAQESGTTAVAGVTAQTLTRGLQSLRGAQAGAVDTEDASAGGEAAPTLTSIGGADTTGADSVAVSGQGGQINGLAGFNEDDMRNRIQDAIANAQRNGGGQSEIANAIVGMVGGMMQGGPGGFGGPGGGPGGGFGGGGFGGPGGGPGGFGGGGGFGRGGFRNFNPSAIHGNVYYTAGNAALDATQFSITGNPVKPAYSSNRYGVALNGSPYIPGLFKPSTKQNLFLNWTGQRVSTPSNIYGTVPTLLQRSGDFNGLTQTVSGVATPVILYNPYTGTPYGNCATYTNPTCNVITTPLSAQAQALLQYIPTPNTTTNGTTSTNENYNYQRIATIGNNSSQISARFTRQLGASAGQGFGGGGRGGGGARGGGGGNQRQQGPAVLRQNLSANFAYSHTASDSRGLMAALDGKNVSNGYSLSTGYQLSYGRLSNSLTLGWNRSRGMATNNFTSGTVDPASAAGLSIPKPITAQQSLYYGVPGLSFTNFTGISDTQPSDRLQEVFTLSDVVSWRHGKHNFRFGFDGRRQHLDMIAGSNGLGSFSFTGYATQSPSGTNATGTTSGSAFADFLLGAPQTTAIQAGSNKIYLREWIFDGYVQDDYRVRRDITVNYGLRYEYFSPYIEENNRLVNLDHNADFTEYARVVSGASGPYSGAFPRSLITPDGSLWSPRIGVAWSPKYLKNTVVRGGYGLNFNVGQYANFANSLSYQQPFAQSQNNTAKVGSTDQGCGNITTAGSASGSLFTLANGFSCTSSSILQNTFAVNKNYRLGRVQVFNMDIQHTFPMGIVTNVGYNGSLGSSLDLRRSPNRTATSVIGNAQSIVYEDSIGDSRFHSLSVNARKRLQKGVSLQATYQYGHSIDDASSIGGVGNNTIVQNDKRIDLEYGNSSFDVRHKVTGNFLYELPIGPNRTFLNKGGKLSKALDNFGFSGTFTFATGTYTTPQYQNTVAQASAGNNFTLRPDRDFTQPIAGAGTLRSWFNPKAFTTPSSSVVFGTASRNSIELPGTVAVNMSLSKSIPLGELRNFEGRITASNVFNTVQYSGVNSVLNSSTFGQITAVAAPRKLTFDARYRF
- a CDS encoding VWA domain-containing protein, giving the protein MANTLRSLACISLCASVALAQQQQQSPVQLNTPVQQAPTPQPGQPASTGTSIQQVGDSSSQSFTLRVDSNMVLTNVVVRDKKTGVVIKDLKASDFTILENNKAQKISSFDYQTVDQAARLNEATVSGKAPTIAQILDRSMGADQKQLRDHRLIVMFFDLSSMQDEDIDRAVQAAKDYINKKMAPADLVAVASLSTSLSLDHDFTADKDQLLRTVSKLNGTNEGAGFANGATADTDVTSEDGTGFTADDTEYNNLNTDRQLYAIQTIAKSLEKLEQHKSMLYFSGGLTRQGIENQASMRAATNEAVKANMAIYSVDSRGLEALSPLGDASTGSLRGTSAYSGRAMQSRLDSNFASQETLGTLASDTGGKFFSDSNDFGPAFAQIQHDTEAYYILGFRSTDQRRDGVFRHLTVKLNNHPDAKLEYRPGYYAPADFKHQKTEDREYALNEQLKSDLPAMDISMYLEAFYFRVAPNEYYIPMSLIVPGSQIPFTRSKDQDKATLDIVGQVKNAQGIAVGNARETIKLSVDGNLGAARRNIQYSTGFSLAPGHYHVKFVARENETGNMGSFETDLVVPDQRKQPIKLSSVVLSSQRTPAAQQPRRPGPMPPGMHAPVNPLVQDGQQFVPNVPHVFRQDAHLYLLYELYDPAKAAAVAQQQAVTEANAKQSGMKSRPASGGIHVLTSIEFLQNGAKVFETPLVAADTLNEAERGAVGFTFDVPLDTLKPGTYICQVNVVDDTAGTFTFPRLAVKVVAPTPTAAPANPATPAVPTSTSATPAGN
- a CDS encoding VOC family protein, which produces MQARATKDVLLQTPHLEEATAFYRDVLGLRVFMNTPDMVGLDAGAFSLYLDRAGSLGPVLEFLVDDVAEARRDLLDSGCTVIADDPSIPRLYMRDPFGLIYNIGQDPHAVKDDPEPIRDPEPPPHY